From one Vallitalea longa genomic stretch:
- the pgsA gene encoding CDP-diacylglycerol--glycerol-3-phosphate 3-phosphatidyltransferase codes for MKYVPNILTIIRIFLVPLFPIAFFSSTDNAHIYALIIFLTASFTDFLDGYLARKYEVVSVVGIVLDPLADKLMLLTTLVCLNVSHYIPLWVLLIVLVKETCLVISGIFLYFRKEKTVIPSNKFGKLATVVFSAAIFLIIVIPHYFISILVMFIAIILELIALSSYIGYYFKNIKSKAITH; via the coding sequence ATGAAATATGTACCAAATATCCTAACCATAATTAGAATATTCCTTGTGCCACTATTTCCTATAGCCTTTTTTTCATCAACAGATAATGCTCATATATATGCTTTAATTATATTTTTGACTGCTAGTTTTACTGATTTTTTAGATGGATATCTTGCTAGAAAATACGAAGTAGTTTCTGTTGTAGGAATAGTATTAGACCCTTTAGCTGACAAATTAATGTTGTTAACTACATTAGTTTGCTTAAATGTGTCTCACTACATACCTTTATGGGTATTACTTATAGTTTTAGTTAAAGAAACTTGTTTAGTTATATCAGGTATCTTTTTGTATTTTAGGAAAGAAAAGACTGTTATACCATCTAACAAATTCGGTAAACTTGCAACTGTAGTATTTTCAGCTGCTATATTTTTAATAATAGTTATACCACATTATTTTATAAGTATCTTGGTAATGTTTATAGCAATAATCTTAGAATTAATAGCTCTCTCCAGTTATATTGGTTATTATTTCAAGAATATCAAATCTAAAGCAATTACTCACTAA
- a CDS encoding DUF6128 domain-containing protein, which produces MQAKNYNRQVIDLKQDDKGYVSVGNKSYGYCKIEKRGQKLRIKISVNGLMNSNRIYKAYLIRSTEKNSDMIPIGVIELDNNNYSNLNVTTDSSKIMGQSISIDEISIVAIVCKDDNDNFSFPLVGYIKEIKYPWKKSLNTNKRNKKKKEVIKKDIIVDRNDIQHKEINYVNNNDNNKSFSSQNDKNSKNVENLKKDESINLKKDKSINQTLCSNEKTEPEKTEKDEVYESNKSIEIDDIGNQTFDIIKNHFDDKELAKIHDNIFREYPKMRPFEGKYSDVEWIRIEPADIIYFPIESWLLTNNTFLLNAYRKYKHLILGRNEECKDGKPYFILGVPGIHYPKDKVAAYFYGFKDFICCSGAKTKSGEYGYWIKEIDCPM; this is translated from the coding sequence GTGCAAGCAAAAAATTATAATCGGCAAGTTATCGATCTGAAACAAGATGATAAAGGATATGTATCTGTAGGTAATAAATCTTATGGATATTGTAAAATAGAAAAAAGAGGACAGAAATTAAGAATTAAGATATCAGTTAATGGACTTATGAATTCAAATAGAATCTATAAAGCTTATCTTATAAGATCTACTGAAAAAAATAGTGATATGATACCTATTGGAGTTATTGAATTAGATAACAATAATTATAGTAATTTAAATGTTACTACTGATTCTAGTAAAATCATGGGACAGAGTATTTCAATTGATGAAATTTCAATTGTAGCTATAGTGTGTAAAGATGATAATGATAATTTTAGTTTTCCATTGGTAGGATATATAAAAGAAATAAAATATCCTTGGAAAAAAAGTCTAAATACAAATAAAAGGAATAAGAAGAAAAAAGAAGTAATCAAGAAAGATATTATAGTTGATAGAAATGATATTCAACATAAAGAAATAAATTATGTTAATAATAATGATAATAATAAAAGTTTTTCAAGTCAAAATGATAAAAATTCTAAAAATGTTGAAAATCTCAAAAAAGATGAATCAATCAATTTGAAAAAAGATAAATCAATTAATCAGACTTTATGCAGTAATGAAAAAACAGAACCTGAAAAAACCGAAAAAGATGAAGTATATGAAAGTAATAAATCTATTGAAATAGATGATATAGGTAATCAAACTTTTGATATTATAAAAAATCATTTTGATGATAAAGAATTAGCCAAAATCCATGATAATATTTTTAGAGAATATCCCAAAATGAGACCTTTTGAAGGCAAATACTCAGATGTGGAATGGATTAGAATCGAGCCTGCCGATATTATCTATTTTCCAATTGAATCTTGGTTGTTGACAAATAATACATTTTTATTGAATGCATATAGGAAATATAAACATCTTATACTTGGTAGGAATGAAGAATGTAAAGATGGAAAGCCATACTTTATCTTGGGTGTACCTGGAATCCATTATCCAAAAGATAAAGTAGCAGCATATTTTTATGGATTCAAAGATTTTATTTGTTGTTCAGGAGCAAAGACTAAGTCAGGAGAATATGGATACTGGATTAAAGAGATAGATTGTCCAATGTAA
- the rsmA gene encoding 16S rRNA (adenine(1518)-N(6)/adenine(1519)-N(6))-dimethyltransferase RsmA has protein sequence MTEPIASPKRTIEIIKKYDFAFQKKFGQNFLIDHHVLNKIVTSSEISKDDVVVEIGPGIGSLTQQLAENAKHVIAVEIDKKLIPILEDTLSDYSNITIINEDILKVDLGKLVEEKNNNKPIKVVANLPYYITTPIIMGLFEKNIPITSITVMVQKEVADRMRAEPSTKDYGALTLAIKYYCDPYIVANVPPNCFIPRPKIGSAVIKLTKHTSPPVKVDNEKLLFRIIRASFNQRRKTLINGLSNNLQEMFEKSDIRQAMDNIGLQSNIRGEALNLEEFSNLTNELNKFIK, from the coding sequence ATTACAGAACCAATTGCTTCTCCAAAAAGAACAATAGAAATAATAAAAAAATATGATTTTGCATTCCAAAAGAAATTCGGACAAAATTTTTTGATAGATCATCATGTTCTAAATAAGATAGTTACATCTTCAGAAATAAGCAAAGATGATGTGGTAGTAGAAATAGGTCCTGGAATTGGCAGTCTCACTCAACAATTAGCAGAAAATGCTAAACATGTTATAGCAGTTGAGATTGACAAAAAACTCATACCGATATTAGAAGATACATTAAGTGATTATAGTAATATTACAATAATTAATGAGGATATTCTGAAAGTAGATTTAGGGAAATTAGTAGAAGAAAAAAATAACAACAAACCTATAAAAGTAGTTGCTAATCTTCCTTATTATATAACGACGCCTATAATAATGGGGTTATTTGAAAAAAATATACCAATTACAAGTATTACTGTAATGGTTCAAAAAGAAGTAGCTGATAGAATGAGGGCTGAACCAAGTACTAAAGATTATGGTGCTTTGACTTTAGCTATTAAATATTACTGTGACCCATATATTGTTGCTAATGTACCACCTAATTGTTTTATACCTAGACCTAAAATAGGTTCAGCAGTAATTAAACTCACTAAACATACCAGTCCACCTGTTAAAGTAGATAATGAAAAATTACTCTTTAGAATAATAAGAGCATCATTCAATCAGCGTAGAAAAACACTTATCAATGGATTATCTAATAATCTACAGGAAATGTTTGAGAAAAGTGATATAAGACAGGCTATGGATAACATAGGGCTACAATCTAACATAAGAGGAGAAGCGCTTAATCTAGAAGAATTTTCAAATTTGACAAATGAATTAAATAAATTTATAAAATAA
- a CDS encoding TatD family hydrolase, with amino-acid sequence MIFESHAHYDDERFDDDRDSLLDNLPNKGIEYVVNAAADIDSSYKCVELSKKYNYIYAAVGVHPDDVENMKKDDLKILTDLAKYEKVVAVGEIGLDYHYENSHREAQKLWFTEQIELAKCLKLPIIVHSREAAKDTMDIIKSSNAKEIGGVIHCYSGSLELAREYIKMGFYIGVGGVVTFKNANKLKEIVKELPIENILVETDCPYLAPVPNRGKRNDSSNLRYIVEKIAELKNMQYDEVEKHTNENAKKLFKIK; translated from the coding sequence ATGATATTTGAAAGTCATGCTCATTATGATGATGAGAGGTTTGATGATGATAGAGATTCTTTGTTAGATAATCTTCCAAACAAAGGAATAGAATATGTAGTAAATGCCGCAGCTGATATTGATTCGTCATACAAATGTGTAGAATTATCTAAAAAATATAATTATATATATGCTGCAGTAGGAGTTCATCCAGATGATGTAGAAAATATGAAAAAAGATGACTTGAAAATTTTAACTGATCTAGCGAAATATGAAAAAGTTGTTGCAGTAGGAGAAATAGGTCTTGATTACCATTATGAAAATTCTCACAGAGAAGCTCAGAAATTATGGTTTACAGAACAAATTGAATTAGCAAAATGTTTGAAATTGCCTATAATAGTACATAGTAGAGAAGCTGCAAAAGATACTATGGATATTATTAAATCATCTAATGCAAAAGAAATAGGTGGAGTAATACATTGTTATTCAGGAAGTTTAGAATTGGCACGAGAATATATTAAAATGGGATTCTATATAGGTGTAGGCGGTGTTGTTACTTTTAAAAATGCAAATAAGCTGAAAGAGATAGTGAAAGAATTACCTATAGAGAATATATTAGTAGAGACAGATTGCCCATATTTGGCACCAGTACCTAATAGAGGTAAAAGAAATGATTCTAGTAATCTAAGATATATAGTCGAAAAAATAGCGGAATTAAAGAATATGCAATATGATGAAGTTGAAAAACATACTAATGAAAATGCTAAAAAACTATTTAAAATAAAGTAG
- the metG gene encoding methionine--tRNA ligase — protein MAKKPFYITTPIYYPSDKLHIGHSYTTVAADTMARYKRMRGYDVMFLTGTDEHGQKIEKVANKQGITPKKYVDNIVDWIKDLWRTMDISYDKFIRTTDQDHEKTVQKIFKDLYDKGDIYKGSYEGWYCTPCESFFTERQLQDGKCPDCGRPVDKVKEEAYFFKLSKYQDRLIEYIETHEDFIQPKTRQNEMLNNFLKPGLEDLCVSRTSFEWGIPVEFDKGHVVYVWLDALSNYISALGYHTEDDEKYKKYWPADVHLVGKEIVRFHTIIWPAMLMALGEPLPKQVFGHGWLVINGGKMSKSKGNVVDPKILLDRYGSDAIRYFLMREIAFGQDGNFTNETLIQRINSDLANDLGNLVSRTVAMINKYFGDEFTDKFEATEFDSEVEKMALDTVNKVENVMENLFFSDALVEIWNLVRRTNKYIDETRPWVLAKEEDKKPILANVLYHLAENLRIISILIEPFMPNTPKLMREQLGIKDKELTTWESTKKWGRLSKDIKVNPSNIIFPRIDMTKEIKELEKAQKAGKEEPKEVKEEDYITIDDFAKVELKVGEVIECNKVEGADKLLVSKIKIGSEVRQIVSGIAKSYTPGEMIGKKVIVVTNLKPVKLRGVLSEGMILAASLKKNLVVATVDGDINSGAVVR, from the coding sequence ATGGCAAAAAAACCATTTTACATTACAACCCCAATATACTATCCAAGCGATAAGTTGCATATAGGTCATTCATATACAACTGTAGCAGCAGATACTATGGCAAGATACAAGAGAATGCGTGGTTATGATGTCATGTTTTTAACAGGAACAGATGAACATGGACAGAAAATAGAAAAAGTTGCTAACAAACAGGGGATAACTCCTAAAAAATATGTGGATAACATTGTGGATTGGATAAAAGATCTGTGGAGAACTATGGATATATCATATGATAAATTCATAAGAACAACTGACCAAGACCACGAAAAAACTGTACAGAAAATATTCAAGGACTTATACGATAAAGGTGATATATATAAGGGTTCATACGAAGGATGGTATTGTACTCCATGTGAATCATTTTTTACTGAGCGACAACTTCAAGATGGTAAATGTCCAGATTGTGGAAGACCTGTGGATAAAGTCAAAGAAGAAGCGTATTTCTTCAAACTTTCCAAATATCAAGATAGACTTATAGAATATATAGAGACACATGAAGATTTCATTCAACCAAAAACAAGACAAAATGAAATGCTTAATAATTTCTTAAAACCTGGTCTTGAAGACTTATGTGTATCTAGAACTTCTTTTGAATGGGGAATACCTGTAGAATTTGATAAAGGACATGTAGTATATGTGTGGTTAGATGCCTTATCAAACTATATCTCAGCTCTTGGATACCATACAGAAGATGATGAGAAATACAAAAAATATTGGCCAGCAGATGTACATTTAGTAGGAAAAGAAATAGTAAGATTCCATACAATAATATGGCCTGCTATGTTGATGGCGTTAGGTGAGCCATTGCCTAAACAAGTATTCGGACATGGATGGTTAGTAATAAACGGTGGAAAAATGTCTAAATCAAAGGGTAATGTAGTAGATCCTAAGATACTTTTAGATAGATATGGTTCAGATGCAATAAGATATTTCTTAATGAGAGAAATCGCATTCGGACAAGATGGTAATTTCACTAATGAAACCCTTATTCAAAGAATCAACTCAGACTTGGCTAATGATTTAGGTAACTTAGTATCAAGAACAGTCGCTATGATCAATAAATATTTTGGAGATGAATTTACTGATAAATTTGAAGCTACAGAATTTGACTCTGAAGTAGAAAAAATGGCACTAGATACAGTAAATAAAGTAGAAAATGTAATGGAGAATCTATTCTTCAGTGATGCATTGGTTGAAATATGGAATTTAGTTAGAAGAACTAATAAATATATTGACGAGACAAGACCATGGGTATTAGCTAAAGAAGAAGATAAAAAACCAATACTTGCTAATGTATTATATCATTTAGCTGAAAATCTAAGAATAATATCAATACTTATTGAACCATTCATGCCTAATACTCCAAAATTGATGAGAGAACAATTAGGTATAAAAGATAAAGAATTAACAACTTGGGAAAGCACTAAAAAATGGGGAAGATTGTCAAAGGATATAAAAGTCAATCCAAGTAATATCATATTCCCAAGAATAGATATGACTAAAGAAATAAAAGAATTAGAAAAAGCTCAAAAAGCTGGTAAAGAAGAGCCAAAAGAAGTAAAAGAAGAAGATTATATAACTATAGATGATTTTGCTAAGGTAGAATTAAAAGTAGGAGAAGTAATAGAATGTAACAAAGTAGAAGGTGCTGATAAACTATTAGTATCAAAAATAAAAATTGGTAGTGAAGTTAGACAGATTGTATCAGGTATAGCAAAAAGTTATACTCCTGGTGAAATGATAGGAAAGAAGGTTATTGTAGTAACTAACCTTAAACCTGTTAAATTAAGAGGCGTTTTATCAGAAGGTATGATACTTGCGGCTTCACTTAAGAAAAATTTAGTAGTAGCGACTGTTGATGGGGATATTAACAGTGGTGCTGTTGTAAGATAA
- a CDS encoding MarR family winged helix-turn-helix transcriptional regulator: protein MKNKNQLQNNIFSYIFKLSNTLQVYLDKTLVEDDLTSKQLFLMIVIDSFGTANPTFKEAADRAGNSYQNIKQIALKLEKKDYVKIIRDPKDRRAKRLILTDKARAYWKNRDLSDIEEMNILFKRFDQQELEQFFNYMERLFNGIIKLSTKMEG, encoded by the coding sequence ATGAAAAATAAAAATCAATTACAAAATAATATTTTTTCATATATTTTTAAATTATCAAATACATTACAAGTATATTTGGACAAAACACTAGTTGAAGATGACCTAACATCAAAACAACTGTTTTTGATGATTGTCATTGATAGTTTTGGTACAGCTAATCCAACATTTAAAGAAGCTGCTGATAGAGCTGGTAACTCATATCAGAATATCAAACAAATTGCTTTGAAACTTGAAAAAAAAGACTATGTAAAAATTATCCGTGACCCAAAAGATAGGCGAGCAAAGAGATTGATTTTGACGGATAAAGCAAGAGCATATTGGAAAAACAGAGATCTATCAGATATAGAAGAAATGAATATATTATTTAAGAGATTTGACCAACAAGAACTTGAGCAATTCTTTAATTATATGGAAAGACTATTCAATGGTATTATAAAACTGAGTACTAAAATGGAGGGATAA
- a CDS encoding DUF6544 family protein, which produces MKSLGIVIILIILIMVYWYYGSTHRAYKENLSRALSADNLDNNEIITEKDLQYLPVVIQKYLRYVDVVGKKKINQFAIDIDGEMRLDEDKDWAPITAEQKTFINQSIRLFYMTMKYKGIPINGLHHFEKGKASMVIKILDLIKVVDQRGEIMNKAETVTFFNDMCIFAPSTLIDANITWEEIDELSVIAHYTLEGIKISAQLFFNEKGQLINFISNDRYKIENNNNYKQIKWSTPVSGYKNFNGYNLASIGQGIWHYEDRDFSYIKLNIKNIHYK; this is translated from the coding sequence TTGAAATCATTAGGTATTGTAATCATTCTAATTATACTTATCATGGTATACTGGTATTATGGAAGTACACATAGAGCTTACAAAGAAAACTTATCTAGAGCATTATCTGCTGATAATTTGGATAATAATGAAATCATTACAGAAAAAGATCTTCAATATTTACCAGTTGTGATTCAAAAATATCTAAGATACGTAGATGTTGTTGGTAAGAAAAAGATCAATCAATTTGCCATCGATATTGATGGAGAAATGCGACTAGATGAAGATAAAGACTGGGCACCAATAACTGCCGAACAAAAAACCTTTATCAATCAAAGTATAAGGCTATTTTATATGACTATGAAGTATAAAGGAATTCCAATCAATGGTTTACATCATTTTGAAAAAGGCAAAGCCAGTATGGTAATAAAGATTCTAGACTTAATCAAAGTGGTAGATCAGCGAGGGGAAATTATGAATAAGGCCGAAACAGTAACATTTTTTAATGACATGTGTATATTTGCCCCTTCGACTTTGATAGATGCTAACATAACTTGGGAAGAAATAGATGAATTATCAGTAATAGCTCACTATACACTTGAAGGTATAAAAATTTCAGCCCAACTATTCTTCAATGAAAAAGGTCAACTAATCAATTTCATTTCCAATGATAGATACAAAATTGAAAACAATAATAATTACAAACAAATAAAATGGTCAACACCTGTAAGTGGTTACAAAAACTTCAATGGTTATAATTTAGCATCTATTGGCCAAGGGATTTGGCACTATGAAGACCGTGATTTCAGCTATATTAAGTTGAATATTAAGAATATACATTATAAGTAG
- a CDS encoding glucose-6-phosphate isomerase, whose product MNSLHLDYKNVDKYINNEILKEEVSKNKKLIENCLKSKASDSDSLGWINTYHCNDEDMLTKMESKAKEIRENADIFVLIGVGGSNQGARTVIKSMGDSKVEILYAGNNLSPAYLKNIMEKLKGKSVYVNVIAKNFATLEPGITFRVMRQYLEETYGEKEAANRIIATGSLNGSSLEKLGKMKGYTLLPFPLDVGGRFSVLTPVGLFPIAVSGVDIRKLLAGASEMEKTIHTTDIYKNDVVNYAVIRNLLLKKGYNIEILGVFEPLMEFFNKWWVQLFGESEGKDGKGIYPSSCSFSEDLHSLGQYIQDGQKILFETFINIEDMESSYPIPLEKEDIDEFNYLNGKDFSFLNRSAYEATVKAHYEGGIPVLTVNVPKLTPFYMGQLFYFFEVACYLSATILGVDPFNQPGVEAYKINMFKTLKA is encoded by the coding sequence ATGAATTCATTACACTTAGATTATAAAAATGTAGATAAATATATAAATAATGAAATATTAAAAGAAGAAGTATCAAAAAACAAAAAGCTTATAGAAAACTGTTTAAAATCAAAAGCATCAGATTCTGATTCTCTAGGATGGATTAATACTTATCATTGCAATGATGAAGATATGTTGACCAAAATGGAAAGTAAAGCTAAAGAAATAAGAGAAAATGCAGATATTTTCGTTCTAATAGGTGTAGGTGGTTCTAATCAAGGAGCAAGAACTGTTATAAAATCTATGGGTGATAGTAAAGTAGAAATATTATATGCAGGAAATAACTTATCACCAGCGTATCTTAAGAACATAATGGAAAAACTCAAAGGTAAATCAGTTTATGTTAATGTAATAGCTAAGAATTTCGCTACATTAGAGCCAGGAATAACATTTAGAGTAATGAGACAATATTTAGAAGAAACTTATGGAGAAAAGGAAGCTGCTAACAGAATAATAGCTACAGGTTCTCTTAATGGAAGTTCACTAGAGAAGTTAGGAAAAATGAAAGGATATACTCTTCTTCCATTTCCTCTTGATGTAGGTGGAAGATTCTCCGTTTTAACGCCAGTAGGTTTATTCCCTATTGCAGTTTCAGGAGTAGATATAAGAAAGCTACTTGCTGGTGCAAGTGAAATGGAAAAAACTATTCATACTACAGATATTTATAAGAATGATGTTGTCAATTATGCAGTAATAAGAAACTTACTTCTAAAAAAAGGGTATAACATAGAGATATTAGGTGTATTTGAACCTTTAATGGAATTCTTTAATAAATGGTGGGTTCAATTGTTTGGGGAAAGTGAAGGAAAAGATGGAAAAGGTATTTATCCATCATCTTGCTCATTCTCAGAGGACCTTCATTCATTAGGACAATACATTCAAGATGGACAGAAAATATTATTTGAAACATTTATTAATATAGAAGATATGGAATCTAGTTATCCTATCCCATTGGAAAAAGAAGATATAGATGAATTTAATTATTTGAACGGTAAGGATTTTAGTTTCCTTAATAGAAGTGCTTATGAAGCAACAGTTAAGGCTCATTATGAAGGTGGTATTCCAGTTTTAACAGTGAATGTTCCAAAATTAACACCATTCTATATGGGGCAACTATTCTATTTCTTTGAAGTTGCTTGTTATTTATCAGCTACTATACTTGGGGTAGATCCTTTTAATCAACCGGGTGTAGAGGCTTATAAGATTAATATGTTTAAAACATTAAAGGCATAG
- a CDS encoding DUF885 domain-containing protein, translating to MRQINSIKNKVLVSILSIILLFSLILQGCNNSTNDDITYIPDSQQDKNITENIKIDDSSRFNSFLDTMFKEYIASSPLEMSMLISSPEEFGLEDTSDKLDDFSDEALKQQYENYRDDLETLKTFNIDNLSKDQQLSYKVMKYYLELAIEGEEYKDYTYNIRHTLGFHIGIPLTLSQIPIKSKEDTTKFLKRLQQFPTLITQLMEGERVKAQKGYIQPEYISNKVIDQCKAFMKPTEENFLYLAFCDNINQLSDMSDSEKVSAKAECLKTINDFVYPAYTNLIEELEDIKSQTIITSGVFTFPKGKEYYSYLIKANTGTNITPEDLFEWANDTLIESSNEIQAILEEQPELNTLYNTQPKPFTNFDELYKKCQELTKDNFYEYDIPKINNLTIPNYLEKDLPAAFYLPVSIDLKKYGNMFLKNSLYTSLNVNDFIVVCHEGIPGHHFQFSIAYQQDNIPNIRKTLDFSCFTEGWASYVESLAINYIEFDNPLMNQLMLSNLDATYAILTMIDLYLHYYGASRLDIVNTYSLYYGEQIESIVDRAIANPGETLHYAYGRYYINNLKEKAIESLGSDFDIKEFHDVILINGEIPLFLLEETVNEYIDNKLNR from the coding sequence ATGCGTCAAATTAATTCAATAAAAAATAAAGTTTTAGTTAGTATCCTAAGCATTATATTACTATTTTCATTGATTCTTCAAGGATGTAATAATAGCACTAATGATGATATAACATATATACCTGATTCACAGCAAGATAAAAATATTACTGAAAACATCAAGATTGATGACAGTAGCAGATTCAATTCTTTTCTTGACACTATGTTCAAAGAGTATATAGCATCTTCTCCACTTGAAATGTCTATGTTAATATCTTCTCCAGAGGAATTCGGTTTGGAAGATACTTCTGATAAACTTGATGATTTCAGCGATGAAGCACTTAAACAACAATATGAAAATTATCGTGATGACCTAGAAACTCTTAAAACTTTTAATATAGATAATTTAAGTAAAGATCAACAATTATCTTATAAAGTCATGAAATACTACCTTGAGCTTGCTATTGAAGGTGAAGAGTATAAAGACTACACCTACAACATCCGGCATACATTAGGTTTTCATATTGGTATCCCCCTTACATTATCTCAAATACCTATAAAGAGTAAAGAAGATACTACTAAGTTTTTAAAAAGATTACAACAGTTCCCAACATTAATCACTCAACTTATGGAAGGTGAGCGAGTTAAAGCCCAAAAAGGGTATATACAGCCCGAATACATTTCTAATAAAGTTATTGATCAGTGCAAAGCTTTTATGAAACCTACTGAAGAAAATTTTTTATATCTTGCTTTCTGTGACAATATCAATCAATTATCTGATATGTCAGATTCAGAAAAAGTATCTGCAAAAGCTGAATGCCTTAAAACAATAAATGATTTTGTATATCCTGCATACACTAACCTAATTGAAGAATTGGAAGACATCAAGTCCCAAACAATAATTACTTCTGGTGTTTTTACTTTTCCAAAAGGAAAAGAATATTATTCATATCTTATAAAAGCTAATACAGGTACTAATATCACACCTGAAGATTTATTTGAATGGGCTAACGATACATTAATAGAATCTTCAAATGAAATTCAAGCTATACTTGAAGAACAACCTGAGCTTAATACCCTCTACAATACACAGCCAAAACCATTTACCAACTTTGATGAATTATATAAAAAATGTCAGGAATTGACCAAAGACAATTTTTATGAATACGACATCCCCAAAATTAATAATCTGACAATACCAAACTATCTAGAAAAAGATTTACCAGCTGCTTTTTATCTTCCTGTTAGCATTGACTTAAAAAAATATGGTAATATGTTTTTAAAGAATTCTCTATATACTAGTTTGAATGTTAATGATTTTATAGTAGTTTGTCATGAAGGTATTCCCGGACATCATTTTCAATTTTCTATAGCATATCAACAAGATAATATACCTAACATTAGAAAAACCCTTGATTTTTCATGTTTTACCGAAGGCTGGGCCTCATATGTTGAAAGCTTAGCAATTAATTATATTGAATTTGATAATCCTCTTATGAATCAATTGATGCTTAGTAATCTTGATGCAACCTACGCTATATTAACCATGATCGACCTGTATCTTCATTATTATGGTGCTTCTAGATTAGATATAGTTAACACTTATTCTCTATATTATGGGGAACAAATTGAATCAATCGTAGATAGAGCTATTGCTAATCCAGGTGAAACACTACATTATGCTTATGGACGCTACTACATTAATAATCTAAAAGAAAAAGCCATAGAATCTCTAGGTAGTGATTTTGACATAAAAGAATTTCATGACGTCATCTTGATTAATGGAGAAATTCCACTTTTTCTCTTAGAAGAAACAGTTAACGAATATATCGATAATAAGCTTAATAGGTAA